In the genome of Myxococcus stipitatus, one region contains:
- the gap gene encoding type I glyceraldehyde-3-phosphate dehydrogenase: MATRIAINGFGRIGRCILRAALSRKEDLEIVAINDLDKPAALAHLFKYDSVHRTWPGEVKATDKGIVVDGKEIAVTAEKDPTALPWKSMNVDVVLECTGRFTARDGAEKHLKAGAKKVVISAPAKGPDLTIAYGINHAEYDPAKHHIISNASCTTNCLAPIAKVLVDNFGVEKGLMTTVHSYTNDQRILDLTHDDMRRARAAALSMIPTSTGAAKAIGEVIPSLKGKMHGISVRVPTPNVSLVDLTVNTTKATTAEAVIDAYRKAAAGPLKGILEFSDAQTVSVDYNGNPHSAIFDSTNCFVMGDTMIKVMAWYDNEWGFSNRMVDTVKFLVSKGV; the protein is encoded by the coding sequence ATGGCTACTCGCATCGCCATCAACGGCTTTGGTCGCATCGGTCGCTGCATCCTGCGCGCCGCGCTGAGCCGCAAGGAAGACCTGGAGATTGTCGCGATCAACGACCTGGACAAGCCGGCGGCGCTGGCGCACCTGTTCAAGTACGACTCCGTGCACCGCACCTGGCCGGGCGAGGTGAAGGCGACGGACAAGGGCATCGTGGTGGACGGCAAGGAGATCGCCGTCACCGCGGAGAAGGACCCCACGGCGCTGCCGTGGAAGAGCATGAACGTGGACGTGGTGCTGGAGTGCACCGGCCGCTTCACCGCGCGCGACGGGGCGGAGAAGCACCTGAAGGCGGGCGCCAAGAAGGTCGTCATCTCCGCGCCGGCCAAGGGCCCGGACCTGACCATCGCCTACGGCATCAACCATGCCGAGTATGACCCGGCCAAGCACCACATCATCTCGAACGCCTCGTGCACCACCAACTGCCTGGCGCCCATCGCCAAGGTGCTGGTGGACAACTTCGGCGTCGAGAAGGGCCTGATGACGACGGTCCACAGCTACACCAACGACCAGCGCATCCTGGACCTCACGCACGACGACATGCGCCGCGCGCGCGCCGCCGCCCTGTCGATGATTCCGACGAGCACGGGCGCCGCCAAGGCCATCGGCGAGGTGATTCCGTCGCTGAAGGGCAAGATGCACGGCATCTCCGTGCGCGTGCCGACCCCGAACGTGTCGCTGGTGGACCTGACGGTGAACACCACCAAGGCCACGACGGCGGAGGCGGTCATCGACGCGTACCGCAAGGCGGCCGCGGGCCCGCTCAAGGGCATCCTGGAGTTCAGCGACGCGCAGACGGTGTCGGTGGACTACAACGGCAACCCGCACTCGGCCATCTTCGACTCCACCAACTGCTTCGTGATGGGCGACACCATGATCAAGGTGATGGCCTGGTACGACAACGAGTGGGGCTTCTCCAACCGCATGGTGGACACGGTCAAGTTCCTCGTGTCCAAGGGCGTCTAG
- a CDS encoding class I SAM-dependent rRNA methyltransferase has protein sequence MLSTYLSRDAARRLRHGAPWLRREDIVSMEGTPQPGELVQLRDEDGVVLGLGDVDLESSLAVRRLGLPDEAVEGLIPRHLRHAFERRGRLVDDPRFCRIVNDDGDGLPGLIVDRYDAHFVVQTLTRSMDARHQDITRALVEVTGAGSVLLRNDTPRRRALGLPTQRPHVLYGTPPRWCRLLELGARFTVDLTYGLGTGYAYDQREIRRIVGRMAWDARVLDVNCNVGGLFVHAGLNGARHILAFDADADAGDLARENAEANGLLGRVFVEKGTALQALRAVRETFDLVLLDTSRVGSPEEFVEHVQYALRRTRHGGRLLVVGHHPPLPPGGFDDLVATACEAEARIATRLARPGLPPDHPTLVGSPGAEYLDAVALEVT, from the coding sequence GTGCTCAGCACCTATCTGTCCCGGGATGCCGCCCGCCGTCTGCGCCATGGAGCTCCGTGGCTGCGTCGCGAGGACATCGTGTCGATGGAGGGGACGCCCCAGCCCGGTGAGCTCGTGCAGCTCCGGGACGAGGACGGCGTCGTGCTGGGCCTGGGCGATGTGGACCTGGAGTCCTCGCTCGCGGTGCGCCGGCTGGGGCTTCCGGACGAAGCGGTGGAAGGCCTCATCCCCCGCCACCTCCGGCACGCCTTCGAGCGGCGAGGCCGGCTGGTGGATGACCCGCGCTTCTGCCGCATCGTGAACGACGACGGAGACGGCCTGCCCGGCCTCATCGTGGACCGGTACGACGCCCACTTCGTCGTGCAGACGCTCACGCGCTCCATGGACGCGCGCCACCAGGACATCACCCGCGCGCTGGTGGAGGTGACGGGCGCGGGCTCGGTGCTGCTGCGCAATGACACTCCGCGACGGCGCGCGCTGGGCCTGCCGACGCAGCGCCCCCACGTGCTCTATGGCACCCCGCCCCGCTGGTGCCGGCTCCTGGAGCTGGGGGCCCGCTTCACCGTGGACCTCACCTATGGCCTGGGCACCGGCTACGCGTACGACCAGCGCGAGATAAGGCGCATCGTCGGGCGCATGGCTTGGGACGCCCGGGTGCTGGACGTCAACTGCAACGTGGGTGGCCTCTTCGTCCACGCGGGGCTGAATGGCGCCCGCCACATCCTCGCCTTCGACGCGGACGCCGACGCGGGGGACCTGGCCCGGGAGAACGCCGAGGCCAACGGCCTGCTCGGCCGGGTGTTCGTCGAGAAGGGCACCGCCCTCCAGGCCCTCCGCGCCGTGAGGGAGACCTTCGACCTGGTGCTGCTGGACACCTCCCGCGTGGGCTCGCCCGAGGAGTTCGTCGAACACGTCCAGTACGCGCTGCGTCGCACCCGGCATGGGGGCAGGCTGCTCGTGGTCGGCCACCACCCACCACTCCCACCCGGCGGCTTCGACGACCTGGTCGCCACGGCCTGTGAGGCCGAGGCACGAATCGCCACCCGGCTGGCCCGTCCGGGGCTCCCGCCGGACCACCCGACACTCGTGGGTTCCCCTGGCGCCGAGTACCTCGACGCGGTGGCGCTCGAAGTCACCTGA
- a CDS encoding diacylglycerol kinase family protein, which produces MTVPARPPPRFPARHGSGLFASFGHAWAGLIHTVVHQRNMRVHLISAVLVGLVGSGIPLGLAEKVTLIFCVLLIFFAEILNSALEHLVDLAVQQFDEKARLTKDAAAAGVLVLALGTVVIFAAILVHNWDTVRTSTEAIVRQVALGLPLAACVLVLVRPQPRPLWVDLLAFLGGGVLMGALAMHSASLVFSALTAGLLFVAASAAYSRRREARSSGQPSGDSGINPPHPGNEKTG; this is translated from the coding sequence ATGACCGTACCTGCCCGGCCACCTCCCCGCTTTCCCGCCCGTCACGGCTCGGGGCTCTTCGCCTCGTTCGGCCACGCCTGGGCGGGCCTCATCCACACCGTTGTCCACCAGCGCAACATGCGCGTGCACCTCATCTCCGCCGTGCTGGTGGGGCTGGTGGGCAGCGGCATCCCCTTGGGGCTCGCCGAGAAGGTGACGCTCATCTTCTGCGTCCTGCTCATCTTCTTCGCGGAGATTCTCAACAGCGCGCTGGAGCACCTGGTCGACCTGGCCGTGCAGCAGTTCGACGAGAAGGCTCGACTCACCAAGGACGCCGCCGCCGCGGGAGTCCTCGTGCTCGCCCTGGGCACGGTGGTCATCTTCGCCGCCATCCTCGTCCACAACTGGGACACGGTGCGCACCAGCACGGAGGCCATCGTCCGACAGGTCGCCCTGGGACTGCCCCTCGCCGCCTGCGTGCTCGTGCTCGTGCGGCCTCAGCCGAGGCCCCTCTGGGTGGACCTGCTCGCCTTCCTGGGAGGCGGAGTGCTGATGGGCGCACTGGCCATGCACTCGGCCAGCCTGGTCTTCAGCGCGCTCACCGCGGGGCTGCTCTTCGTCGCGGCTTCCGCGGCCTACTCGCGGCGGCGCGAAGCGCGCTCCTCAGGCCAGCCCTCGGGTGACTCGGGCATCAACCCTCCACACCCTGGAAACGAAAAAACCGGCTGA
- a CDS encoding NAD(P)/FAD-dependent oxidoreductase → MAYRVNNIGLWLDEPEELLGQRAAEKLGVTRSDLASVRVVRSVLDARKKGSPRYIYTLEVELAPGRKPRQLPPDVGEAPPPPEPLSPVKPPEKWPIIIGTGPAGLFCALGLLERGVRSILLERGREVVTRRKDVAKLMRDGTLDPESNMNFGEGGAGAYTDGKLSTRINHPMVRKVIEAFARYGAPDHILIEGKPHIGSDLLPGAVARLREELIAGGCEVHFEQRVDDLLYRDGHIAGVKLADGRTLESDRVILAPGNSARELYERFAADGRVLVEAKPFALGFRAEHPQTLINSIQYGNAAKNPKLPPADYKLAENLDVDGEVRGVYSFCMCPGGIVVPTPTEDGLQCTNGMSNSRRNARYANAGIVVSVSVADFEREGFRGPLAGLMFQRHWEQKAYELGGGRFFAPAQTIPDYLAGRVTKDPGGTSYRPGLAHVDLNRLFPARLTTSIKQALRTFDRKMRGFISDEGKLIGIESRTSSPVRITRGEDLQSVSMRGLYPAGEGCGYAGGIVSSAIDGLRVAEQIATELA, encoded by the coding sequence ATGGCGTATCGGGTGAACAACATCGGGCTGTGGCTGGACGAGCCGGAGGAGCTGCTCGGTCAGCGGGCCGCGGAGAAGCTGGGTGTCACCCGGTCCGACCTGGCCTCGGTGCGAGTGGTGCGTTCGGTTCTGGACGCTCGGAAGAAGGGCAGCCCGCGGTACATCTACACGCTGGAGGTGGAGCTGGCCCCGGGCCGCAAGCCCCGGCAGCTGCCTCCCGACGTGGGCGAGGCGCCGCCCCCGCCCGAGCCCCTCTCGCCGGTGAAGCCGCCGGAGAAGTGGCCGATCATCATCGGCACCGGCCCCGCGGGGCTGTTCTGCGCGCTGGGGCTCCTGGAGCGCGGCGTGCGCAGCATCCTGCTGGAGCGAGGCCGCGAGGTGGTGACGCGGCGCAAGGACGTCGCGAAGCTGATGCGCGACGGCACGCTGGACCCGGAGAGCAACATGAACTTCGGGGAAGGCGGCGCCGGGGCCTATACGGACGGCAAGCTGTCCACGCGCATCAACCACCCCATGGTGCGCAAGGTCATCGAGGCCTTCGCCCGCTACGGCGCGCCCGACCACATCCTCATCGAGGGCAAGCCGCACATCGGCTCGGACCTGCTGCCGGGCGCGGTGGCGCGGCTGCGCGAGGAGCTCATCGCCGGCGGCTGCGAGGTGCACTTCGAGCAGCGCGTGGACGACCTGCTCTACCGCGACGGACACATCGCGGGCGTGAAGCTGGCGGATGGGCGCACGCTGGAGAGCGACCGCGTCATCCTCGCGCCCGGCAACTCCGCGCGAGAGCTGTATGAGCGCTTCGCCGCCGACGGCCGCGTCCTCGTGGAGGCCAAGCCCTTCGCGCTCGGCTTCCGCGCCGAGCACCCGCAGACGCTCATCAACAGCATCCAGTACGGCAACGCGGCCAAGAATCCGAAGCTGCCTCCCGCCGACTACAAGCTCGCGGAGAACCTGGACGTCGACGGCGAGGTGCGCGGCGTCTATTCGTTCTGCATGTGCCCCGGCGGCATCGTGGTGCCCACGCCCACCGAGGATGGCCTGCAGTGCACCAACGGCATGTCCAACTCGCGCCGCAACGCGCGCTACGCCAACGCGGGCATCGTCGTCTCCGTCTCCGTCGCGGACTTCGAGCGCGAGGGCTTCCGAGGGCCGCTCGCGGGCCTGATGTTCCAGCGCCACTGGGAGCAGAAGGCATATGAGCTGGGCGGAGGCCGCTTCTTCGCTCCGGCGCAGACCATCCCCGACTACCTCGCGGGCCGCGTGACGAAGGACCCGGGCGGCACCAGCTACCGGCCGGGCCTGGCGCACGTGGACCTCAACCGGCTCTTCCCCGCGCGGCTCACCACGTCCATCAAGCAGGCGCTCCGCACGTTCGACCGGAAGATGCGCGGCTTCATCAGCGACGAGGGCAAGCTCATCGGCATCGAGAGCCGGACCTCGTCCCCGGTGCGCATCACCCGAGGCGAGGACCTGCAGTCGGTGTCCATGCGGGGCCTGTACCCGGCGGGCGAGGGATGTGGCTACGCGGGCGGCATCGTCTCGTCGGCCATTGATGGATTGCGCGTCGCGGAGCAGATTGCCACCGAGCTGGCGTGA
- a CDS encoding N-acetylmuramoyl-L-alanine amidase gives MSTDSSRARPVGVLAALLLTSSLAAAQAPAPHVHDDEVGACGLEPPGAVYVPAPGPRGHEARKLSAADAPVVRRVEKGGGTQAKVSGVPQTRTRAGALSGKVIYLSPGHGFYRAPTLKRWATQRPNTWAVVEDFISAEVMNQELLPMLMGAGATVVPVRESDLNSRMVIVDDGGAGYSEAGDTALFRATSRKGWGTPPSPMKNDVEPFTLGTTRELLATTTATTSATWAPTVPADGNYHVYVSYAADPSRTENAHYVVHHAGGESHFRVNQRRHGGTWVLLGRFFFKAGAGADAASVVLMNDAEQGSTVSVDAVRFGGGSGVIGDAQMAALARPRYEEAARYHVQFSGAPASVYAPTGANAIGNERNADVSARPRFAAWLHEEGEDAVYVAWHTNASTTGKVVGTEGYVYGKNPVDGTLNFSGVPGSDVLARALLDELGKDLRREVDPTWRVRTLRSANLGEVNPEHNPEMPSVLLEIAYHDTVADSNRLKEPAFRRVAARAILQGLIKYFAARDGVAVRLPPEAPLAVVARNTGAGAVEVRWAAPEANPDEEGHDVPTAYRVYQSEDGLGWDDGTEVTQTSFTLPLAAGTARYFRVAAVSAGGEGFPSSIVGVRAGDVATALVVNAFERMDSALACGEALEAYDLEAPLRVLVELMNDGTYVRRHGDAMSQSGLAFDSATSAAVAAGLVSPGAGTGYRVVDWFTGRGGAQGTRLTRAEQDALRAFVTGGGHLLLSGAQVASALAAGDAADKAFLADILRAAPSSGAPSLKVEGLPGDFLSSLTGVALDDGTRGAFPVGVTDVLTPASGGSAVLRYAGTDLTAGVFSMPGGQVLLLGVPFESVVDRAARARLLSAFLVRAGFPSPGTAPIGDSGDGGPGLLARCVAPRGVDPHPPEPEIPAPIVLEPLPQFYPLGDAGCGCGAGAGTGGGLWLLLGVIVQLRRARRRAGDLRR, from the coding sequence ATGAGCACCGACTCCTCCCGGGCGCGTCCAGTGGGCGTGCTGGCGGCCCTTTTGTTGACCTCGTCTCTCGCGGCCGCCCAGGCTCCCGCGCCACACGTCCACGACGACGAAGTGGGGGCGTGTGGCCTGGAGCCGCCCGGTGCGGTGTACGTGCCGGCGCCGGGGCCCAGGGGCCACGAGGCGCGCAAGCTGAGCGCCGCCGATGCACCCGTGGTGCGGCGAGTGGAGAAGGGTGGAGGGACCCAGGCCAAGGTGTCGGGTGTCCCGCAGACGCGGACGCGGGCCGGCGCGCTGTCGGGGAAGGTCATCTACCTGAGCCCGGGCCATGGCTTCTACCGCGCCCCGACGCTGAAGCGCTGGGCCACGCAGCGTCCCAACACCTGGGCGGTGGTGGAGGACTTCATCTCCGCGGAGGTGATGAACCAGGAACTGCTGCCCATGCTGATGGGCGCGGGTGCCACGGTGGTGCCCGTGCGCGAGTCGGACCTCAACTCGCGGATGGTCATCGTCGACGACGGTGGCGCGGGCTACTCGGAGGCGGGCGACACGGCCCTGTTCCGCGCGACGAGCCGGAAGGGCTGGGGCACACCGCCTTCGCCCATGAAGAACGATGTGGAGCCCTTCACGCTGGGCACCACGCGGGAGCTCCTTGCCACGACGACCGCGACGACCTCGGCCACGTGGGCGCCGACGGTGCCCGCGGATGGCAACTACCACGTCTATGTCTCCTATGCGGCGGACCCCTCGCGGACGGAGAACGCGCACTACGTGGTCCACCACGCGGGCGGAGAGAGCCACTTCCGCGTCAACCAGCGCAGGCACGGCGGGACATGGGTGCTCCTGGGCCGCTTCTTCTTCAAGGCGGGGGCCGGCGCGGACGCGGCCTCGGTGGTGTTGATGAACGACGCGGAGCAGGGGAGCACGGTGTCGGTGGACGCGGTGCGCTTCGGAGGCGGCAGCGGAGTCATCGGCGATGCGCAGATGGCCGCGCTGGCGCGTCCTCGCTACGAGGAGGCCGCGCGCTACCATGTGCAGTTCAGCGGCGCGCCGGCGTCGGTGTATGCGCCCACCGGCGCGAATGCCATCGGCAACGAGCGCAACGCGGACGTGTCCGCGCGCCCGCGCTTCGCCGCGTGGCTGCACGAGGAGGGAGAGGACGCGGTGTACGTCGCGTGGCACACCAACGCGTCCACCACGGGGAAGGTGGTGGGCACGGAGGGCTACGTGTACGGGAAGAACCCCGTGGACGGGACGCTGAACTTCTCGGGGGTCCCTGGGAGCGACGTGCTGGCGCGTGCGCTGCTGGACGAGCTGGGGAAGGACCTGCGGCGCGAGGTGGACCCGACGTGGCGCGTGCGCACCCTGCGCTCCGCGAACCTGGGCGAGGTGAACCCCGAGCACAACCCGGAGATGCCGTCGGTGCTCTTGGAGATTGCGTACCACGACACCGTCGCCGACTCGAACCGTCTGAAGGAGCCGGCCTTCCGCCGCGTCGCCGCGAGGGCCATCCTCCAGGGGCTCATCAAGTACTTCGCCGCGCGCGATGGCGTGGCGGTGCGACTGCCGCCCGAGGCCCCCTTGGCGGTGGTGGCTCGCAACACCGGGGCGGGAGCCGTGGAGGTCCGCTGGGCCGCGCCCGAGGCGAATCCGGACGAGGAGGGACATGACGTGCCCACCGCGTACCGCGTCTACCAGAGCGAGGACGGGCTGGGCTGGGATGACGGCACCGAGGTGACGCAGACCTCCTTCACCCTGCCGCTGGCGGCCGGCACCGCGCGCTATTTCCGGGTCGCCGCGGTGAGCGCGGGCGGCGAGGGCTTCCCGTCCTCCATCGTCGGCGTGCGCGCGGGGGACGTGGCGACGGCGCTGGTGGTCAACGCGTTCGAGCGGATGGACTCCGCGCTGGCCTGTGGCGAGGCGCTGGAAGCGTATGACCTGGAGGCGCCGCTGCGGGTGCTGGTGGAGCTGATGAACGACGGTACCTACGTGCGCCGGCACGGGGATGCGATGAGCCAGTCCGGGCTCGCGTTCGACAGCGCGACGAGCGCGGCCGTGGCGGCGGGGCTGGTGTCACCCGGGGCGGGTACGGGTTACCGCGTGGTGGACTGGTTCACGGGGCGAGGGGGGGCACAAGGGACTCGGCTGACGCGCGCGGAGCAGGATGCGCTGCGTGCCTTTGTCACGGGAGGCGGGCACCTGCTGCTCTCGGGGGCGCAGGTCGCGTCCGCGCTGGCAGCCGGGGACGCGGCCGACAAGGCGTTCCTGGCGGACATCCTCCGTGCCGCCCCCTCGAGCGGGGCTCCGTCGTTGAAGGTGGAGGGCCTGCCCGGGGACTTCCTCTCGTCGCTGACGGGCGTGGCGCTGGATGACGGCACGCGAGGCGCCTTCCCGGTGGGGGTGACGGATGTGTTGACTCCGGCATCAGGTGGCTCGGCGGTGCTGCGCTACGCGGGGACGGACCTGACGGCAGGCGTGTTCTCCATGCCGGGGGGGCAGGTGCTCCTCTTGGGCGTGCCCTTCGAGTCGGTGGTGGACCGGGCGGCGCGGGCTCGGCTCCTGTCCGCGTTCCTGGTGCGCGCGGGCTTCCCCTCGCCAGGGACGGCGCCTATCGGGGATTCCGGCGATGGGGGCCCTGGCCTGCTGGCCCGGTGTGTGGCGCCGCGCGGGGTGGATCCCCATCCTCCAGAGCCTGAGATCCCGGCTCCCATCGTCCTGGAGCCGCTGCCGCAGTTCTATCCGCTCGGGGACGCGGGCTGTGGTTGTGGGGCGGGCGCGGGAACGGGGGGCGGGCTGTGGCTGTTGCTCGGAGTGATTGTTCAGCTTCGGCGCGCGAGGCGGCGCGCGGGAGACTTGAGGCGTTGA
- the tpiA gene encoding triose-phosphate isomerase has product MAASARRRKIVAGNWKMNKTVPEALALVRELRGPVSSVGDVVEVVLAPPFVALQPLHVALEGAPFQLAGQNCHWEASGAFTGEVSAPMLAELGCAYVIVGHSERRQLFGETDETVNKKARAVRDAKMTPIICVGETLAERESNRTLEVVERQVRGALAGFEAKEVAGFVLAYEPVWAIGTGRNATSAQAQEVHAAIRGLVGRLYDGETAGRVRIQYGGSVKPDNAAELLGQPDVDGALVGGASLKAGDFAAIVKAAT; this is encoded by the coding sequence ATGGCCGCCTCGGCTCGTCGTCGGAAGATCGTCGCCGGCAACTGGAAGATGAACAAGACGGTGCCGGAGGCGTTGGCACTGGTGCGCGAGCTGCGGGGGCCGGTGTCCTCCGTGGGGGATGTGGTGGAGGTGGTGCTGGCGCCGCCGTTCGTGGCGTTGCAGCCCTTGCACGTGGCGCTGGAGGGGGCTCCCTTCCAGCTCGCGGGGCAGAACTGTCACTGGGAGGCGTCGGGGGCGTTCACCGGAGAGGTGTCCGCGCCGATGCTGGCGGAGCTGGGGTGTGCCTACGTCATCGTGGGGCACTCGGAGCGCCGGCAGCTCTTCGGTGAGACGGACGAGACGGTGAACAAGAAGGCCCGCGCGGTGCGCGACGCGAAGATGACGCCCATCATCTGCGTGGGCGAGACGCTCGCGGAGCGCGAGTCGAACCGGACGCTGGAGGTGGTGGAGCGTCAGGTCCGGGGCGCGCTGGCGGGCTTCGAGGCGAAGGAAGTGGCCGGCTTCGTCCTGGCGTACGAGCCGGTGTGGGCCATTGGGACGGGGCGCAACGCCACGTCGGCGCAGGCCCAGGAGGTCCACGCGGCGATCCGCGGGCTGGTGGGTCGGCTGTACGACGGGGAGACGGCCGGGCGGGTGCGCATCCAGTACGGCGGCAGTGTGAAGCCGGACAACGCCGCGGAATTGCTGGGGCAGCCGGACGTCGACGGGGCGCTCGTGGGTGGAGCGAGCCTGAAGGCGGGCGATTTCGCGGCCATCGTCAAAGCGGCCACGTAG
- the secG gene encoding preprotein translocase subunit SecG gives MLTFVTIIHVLVCVFMIFVILLQPGKDAGMGSALGGGAATSAFGGRGAVTFLSKLTGICAALFFFTSLGLSMVGLKSSVAEGGSVAKPPAAAAPAAPAAGEQSTPPAESMQPAPGSEQPQGAAPAAPAEGQQAPAPTPAP, from the coding sequence ATGCTGACCTTCGTCACGATCATCCACGTCCTCGTGTGCGTGTTCATGATCTTCGTCATCTTGCTGCAGCCGGGTAAGGACGCCGGCATGGGCTCGGCGCTGGGCGGCGGCGCGGCCACGAGCGCGTTCGGTGGCCGTGGAGCGGTGACGTTCCTGAGCAAGCTCACGGGCATCTGCGCGGCGCTGTTCTTCTTCACCTCGCTGGGCCTGTCGATGGTGGGCCTGAAGTCCTCGGTGGCCGAGGGCGGTTCGGTGGCGAAGCCTCCGGCGGCCGCGGCGCCTGCCGCTCCGGCGGCGGGTGAGCAGTCGACGCCTCCCGCGGAGAGCATGCAGCCGGCTCCGGGCTCCGAGCAGCCTCAGGGGGCGGCTCCTGCCGCACCCGCGGAGGGCCAGCAGGCTCCCGCGCCGACTCCGGCTCCGTAA
- a CDS encoding phosphoglycerate kinase, giving the protein MIRYIDELQLTGKRTFIRVDFNVPLEGRRVTDDTRIREALPTIRRALELGGKVILASHLGRPKGADPKLSLEPVAQRLAELLGPKHEVILADDCIGDGVKKQVKELKEGQVVVLENLRFHKEEEANDETFSRELAALADVYVNDAFGTAHRAHASTAGMVPYVKEKAAGLLMKKEIEYLGGVLKTPEKPFVAILGGSKVSDKIKVIESLLPKVDALLVGGAMAYTFLKAQGVEVGKSRVEEDKLSLATRLMDAAHRLKTPIVLPVDHIVGTEPTEKSPAQETPDNAVPADMMGLDIGPKTRALFTQHIRDARTVVWNGPMGLFEVAKFAEGTRSVATAMANNKEAITVIGGGDSAAAVEQMGMADQLSHVSTGGGASLEFLEGRELPGIKALETR; this is encoded by the coding sequence ATGATTCGTTATATCGACGAGCTGCAGCTCACCGGCAAGCGCACCTTCATCCGCGTGGACTTCAACGTCCCGCTGGAGGGGCGGCGTGTGACGGACGACACCCGCATTCGCGAGGCGCTGCCGACCATCCGGCGGGCGCTGGAGCTCGGAGGGAAGGTCATCCTGGCGTCCCACCTGGGCCGCCCCAAGGGCGCGGACCCGAAGCTGTCGCTCGAGCCCGTCGCCCAGCGGCTGGCGGAGCTGCTCGGCCCCAAGCACGAGGTCATCCTCGCGGATGACTGCATCGGGGACGGCGTGAAGAAGCAGGTGAAGGAGCTCAAGGAGGGGCAGGTCGTCGTGCTGGAGAACCTGCGCTTCCACAAGGAGGAGGAGGCCAACGACGAGACCTTCTCCCGCGAGCTCGCGGCGCTGGCGGATGTCTACGTCAACGACGCTTTCGGCACCGCGCACCGCGCGCATGCCTCCACGGCGGGCATGGTCCCCTACGTGAAGGAGAAGGCGGCGGGCCTGCTGATGAAGAAGGAGATCGAGTACCTGGGCGGCGTGCTCAAGACGCCGGAGAAGCCCTTCGTGGCCATCCTGGGCGGCTCCAAGGTCAGCGACAAGATCAAGGTCATCGAGAGCCTGCTGCCCAAGGTGGACGCCCTGCTGGTGGGCGGCGCCATGGCGTACACGTTCCTCAAGGCGCAGGGCGTGGAGGTGGGCAAGTCCCGCGTGGAGGAGGACAAGCTGTCGTTGGCCACGCGGCTCATGGACGCGGCGCATCGGCTGAAGACGCCCATCGTCCTGCCGGTGGACCACATCGTGGGCACCGAGCCCACGGAGAAGAGCCCCGCGCAGGAGACGCCCGACAACGCGGTGCCCGCGGACATGATGGGGTTGGACATCGGCCCCAAGACGCGCGCGCTCTTCACCCAGCACATCCGGGATGCGCGCACCGTGGTGTGGAACGGGCCCATGGGCCTGTTCGAGGTCGCGAAGTTCGCCGAGGGCACGCGCTCGGTGGCCACGGCCATGGCCAACAACAAGGAGGCCATCACCGTGATTGGCGGTGGCGACAGCGCGGCCGCCGTCGAGCAGATGGGAATGGCGGACCAGCTGAGCCATGTGTCGACTGGCGGAGGCGCCTCCCTGGAGTTCCTGGAAGGCCGGGAGCTGCCGGGCATCAAGGCGTTGGAAACACGCTAG